In Thermoanaerobaculia bacterium, the genomic stretch GCGTAGACCGAACCGCGCGGGAGCGAGAGGGTGACGCCGTCGAGGAGCTCCCGGCCCCCGAACCGGATCGTCACGCCATCGAACGCGAGCGGTGCGTCGCTCATCGCGGACCTCCCTTCAGCTTCTGGAGCGCGCCCTCCGCCGCCCCGAGCATTTCGTCATCGGACGCTCCGATCGAGCGCCCGAGCGCGGCATAGCGCTCGGCCCCCTCCCGGAGCCGCCGCGCTCTTTCGTTCTTCGGGATCTGCGGCGGGGCCTCGGCGACGAACGTCCCCTCGCCGCGCCGGACGGCGAGCACGCCCTCCTCCCCGAGCCCCTGATACGCGCGGGCGACCGTCGCGGGATTGATCCGCAGGTCGCGGGCGAGCTCGCGCACCGATGGGGCGGGAGCGCCGGGCGCGAGCGCCCCCGAGGC encodes the following:
- a CDS encoding GntR family transcriptional regulator — its product is MIQLDPRSAVPIWKQIEDGVRALVASGALAPGAPAPSVRELARDLRINPATVARAYQGLGEEGVLAVRRGEGTFVAEAPPQIPKNERARRLREGAERYAALGRSIGASDDEMLGAAEGALQKLKGGPR